The sequence GTTATTAGCAGCAAAGAAGATTAGACGGGCAGCAAGTACTGATTTTCGAATATCATTTGTTGGAAGTGATTTCTGTCGAACAAGCAACACCTACGTTGGAAAATTGAAGTAGGTTgaactatatttttatcattcttaTTTTCATACTGCTGTGTTCTTTATGCGTGCGACTGAGTACCAAATCTTGAACAGGTCTAACTTCCTGGGAACCAAATTCACCATTTATGACAGTCAGCCGCCACACCCAACAATGCAAGCCAACTGTAAGCAACATAGAAAAGTCCATTCGATCCAGGTATCTCCACTGGTACCTGCTAGAAACTATAGCATCGCCACTGTTTCTTATGAGCTCAACGTCCTCCGAACCAGAGGCCCAAGGAGAATGCAATGTACGATGCACTCTATTCCCGTCTCTGCCATTCACGAAGGGGGAACCGCCCCTACTCCAACAGAATTCCTAGCTTGTAATGATGAGCAGATTCCTCCATCATCCatttcaaaaagaaaggagCCACTCATTGAATTCAGCACAACTAGCGTTGCTGAATCAATTGAACCAAATTGCGGCAGAAAAGATCCCTtagttttgaaaaataaagcaCCAAGATGGCATGAGCAACTACAATGCTGGTGTCTAAATTTCAAAGGACGTGTTACGGTAGCCTCCGTGAAGAATTTCCAACTGGTGGCCGCTATTGATCCCAGCCAAAATGTGCCAGCAGAGGAACAGGAAAAAGTTATTCTGCAATTTGGGAAGATTGGGAAAGACATCTTCACCATGGACTATCGCTATCCACTGTCTGCCTTCCAAGCCTTTGCAATCTGCTTGAGTAGCTTTGACACTAAACCAGCCTGTGAATGACTATTCTATTTTACCATCTTGGGGCCCTATTTACGTTATTCTTCCCTGAAATTTTGTTGTATATATTCTCTTTGAAGGAAACACTTTAGGAGTTGCCATGCCATCATTTCTGCTAGTGCATGCATGTCCTGTGTAAGTTTcagcttttatttatttgcagaAATGTAGTTTCAGTAATCTCACCAAACTGTGTAATTTCTTCATTATAGAGAATTTCACTTTCGTCTTTCTTGTATATTAGTACAGAACTTGGAATTGAAGTTTCATAAAATAGTGCgcaaaatattcattatcatAATATGCTGAAACGGTACATACAAAAGCATGA is a genomic window of Ricinus communis isolate WT05 ecotype wild-type chromosome 2, ASM1957865v1, whole genome shotgun sequence containing:
- the LOC8288948 gene encoding tubby-like F-box protein 5 translates to MPLKGFVRELREIRDDISTISFGKGIRRRGRSHIAPESASEILSNQVIIDQSPWANLPPELLHDIIQKVEATETSWPARRDVVACASVCKSWREITKEIVKTPEQCGCLTFPISLKQPGPRDAPIQCFIRRERATSTYLLYLGLSPALSGDMSKLLLAAKKIRRAASTDFRISFVGSDFCRTSNTYVGKLKSNFLGTKFTIYDSQPPHPTMQANCKQHRKVHSIQVSPLVPARNYSIATVSYELNVLRTRGPRRMQCTMHSIPVSAIHEGGTAPTPTEFLACNDEQIPPSSISKRKEPLIEFSTTSVAESIEPNCGRKDPLVLKNKAPRWHEQLQCWCLNFKGRVTVASVKNFQLVAAIDPSQNVPAEEQEKVILQFGKIGKDIFTMDYRYPLSAFQAFAICLSSFDTKPACE